The Rhodothermus profundi genome includes a window with the following:
- a CDS encoding NAD(P)/FAD-dependent oxidoreductase, whose product MHDRCDVIILGAGFGGALLALILQRCGLTVTLIEKGRPRFAIGESSTPLANLYLEQIAQKFGLPELLPLTKYGRWKAAHPALPVGKKRGFTFFWHQPGRSWSSHLDGHPAYLLVAASPHDGIADTHWYRPAFDTYLTALALQAGVCYLEPAAPVTADVDASGVQLYLTTPTGRRLLTGRFIVDATGPAAWLARHLGHRPVPHTYLPERIAVFAHFRNVARADSWLTSWQAHWPYRPDDAAVHHLLDEGWAWILHFDHGITSAGLSLHASCAPARDPAACWQQVLDRYPSLKALFARATPLYPLRLLRETPSLFRTLAGPGWALLPSGAGILDPLLSTGNPLTLLGVWRLARMLLQYRATPPAEALQTYQQQTLHELEQTARLLGGLWRVLNHPASFTLLSKLYFAAASFRETRIRLGRETAPPGFLLTDHPGFTRVQDWLLAAVAQGSLPAPHEVHAALDPFDVAGLCMDRNGFYPARAEDVLNACHKIPASRDEVWAGLQQSGFLIAAPA is encoded by the coding sequence ATGCATGACCGTTGCGACGTTATCATCTTAGGCGCCGGATTTGGCGGCGCTCTTCTGGCCCTGATCCTGCAGCGTTGCGGCCTGACGGTCACGCTGATCGAAAAAGGCCGTCCGCGTTTTGCGATCGGCGAATCCTCAACGCCCCTGGCCAACCTGTATCTGGAGCAGATCGCCCAAAAATTCGGCCTGCCCGAACTGCTCCCGCTCACCAAGTACGGCCGCTGGAAAGCTGCGCACCCTGCACTTCCGGTGGGCAAAAAACGCGGCTTTACGTTTTTCTGGCACCAACCAGGCCGCTCCTGGTCGTCCCATCTTGACGGACATCCGGCCTATCTGCTGGTAGCAGCCTCTCCCCACGATGGCATTGCCGACACCCACTGGTATCGGCCCGCTTTTGATACGTATCTGACCGCGCTGGCCCTCCAGGCTGGCGTTTGCTACCTGGAGCCTGCTGCTCCGGTGACAGCCGACGTCGATGCGTCTGGCGTTCAGCTTTACCTCACAACCCCTACCGGTCGGCGTTTGCTAACGGGCCGCTTTATTGTGGATGCCACCGGCCCTGCGGCGTGGCTGGCGCGGCATCTAGGCCATCGTCCAGTGCCCCATACCTATCTTCCTGAACGCATTGCCGTGTTCGCCCACTTTCGCAACGTTGCCCGCGCCGATAGCTGGCTCACTTCCTGGCAAGCGCACTGGCCGTACCGACCTGACGACGCGGCTGTCCACCACCTGCTTGATGAAGGATGGGCCTGGATCCTGCACTTTGATCACGGCATTACCAGCGCCGGTCTTTCGCTGCATGCCTCTTGCGCACCGGCCCGTGATCCTGCCGCCTGCTGGCAGCAGGTGCTGGACCGCTATCCTTCGTTGAAAGCGCTGTTTGCTCGCGCAACCCCTCTTTATCCGCTGCGCCTGCTACGCGAAACGCCTTCGCTTTTTCGGACCCTCGCAGGCCCCGGGTGGGCCCTGCTTCCCAGTGGGGCAGGCATTCTTGATCCCCTGCTTTCTACAGGCAATCCGCTAACGCTGCTGGGCGTGTGGCGACTGGCCCGGATGCTACTCCAATACCGGGCTACCCCCCCGGCAGAAGCCCTCCAGACCTATCAACAACAGACGCTCCACGAACTTGAGCAAACAGCCCGTCTGCTGGGTGGTCTCTGGCGCGTGCTCAACCATCCTGCTTCCTTCACCCTGCTCTCCAAGCTGTACTTCGCAGCTGCCAGCTTTCGCGAAACACGCATCCGACTCGGCCGAGAAACTGCTCCCCCGGGCTTTCTGCTCACCGACCATCCCGGCTTCACCCGAGTCCAAGACTGGCTCCTGGCGGCTGTTGCCCAAGGCTCGCTGCCCGCGCCCCACGAGGTGCATGCTGCCCTGGATCCCTTCGACGTGGCGGGCCTCTGCATGGACCGAAACGGATTCTACCCTGCTCGGGCAGAAGATGTACTGAACGCCTGCCACAAGATTC
- a CDS encoding radical SAM protein: protein MIELTRWETLTPLVRTRLIRQVRPPRAAVDPERPYAFHQEWERAPDGRLERVNVVFLTNRECPWTCTMCDLWRYTTNHPVTPDQILRQLDHALERLPKADAIKLYNSGSFFDRLAIPPAAYPGIAERLRGYRRVIVESHPTLLGSRTLWFQELLDGQLEVAVGVECIHPGVLEALNKRLTVAALEQAVTWLHAQNLLMRAFILLKPPFLPAREALAWTNRTVQWAAARGIQTLVLIPTRSGNGIMERLEQVGRFAPPTPAEIEAAVAFLFAQPAPVRLLDTWDLMRFYACPECARLQQERYVRMNTTQIWESPAVCPQCTPHA from the coding sequence CTGATCCGACAGGTGCGACCGCCCCGAGCAGCGGTCGATCCAGAGCGCCCCTACGCCTTTCATCAGGAATGGGAACGGGCCCCCGACGGCCGCCTGGAGCGGGTCAACGTGGTTTTTCTTACCAATCGGGAATGCCCGTGGACGTGCACCATGTGCGACCTGTGGCGCTACACGACCAACCATCCGGTTACGCCTGACCAGATCCTGCGCCAGCTCGACCACGCCCTGGAGCGCCTGCCCAAAGCCGATGCCATTAAGCTGTATAACAGCGGCAGCTTCTTCGATCGGCTGGCTATCCCTCCAGCTGCCTACCCGGGCATTGCCGAGCGCCTGCGCGGCTACCGCCGGGTGATTGTCGAGTCGCATCCCACCCTGCTGGGTTCGCGCACGCTGTGGTTTCAGGAATTGCTCGACGGACAACTCGAGGTGGCTGTAGGGGTGGAATGCATCCACCCGGGCGTGCTCGAGGCACTCAACAAACGTCTGACGGTGGCAGCGCTGGAACAGGCTGTAACCTGGCTGCATGCCCAGAACCTGCTCATGCGGGCGTTCATTCTGCTCAAGCCTCCGTTTCTGCCGGCCCGCGAAGCGCTTGCCTGGACGAATCGCACGGTGCAATGGGCGGCGGCGCGGGGCATACAAACCCTGGTGCTTATTCCCACCCGATCTGGTAACGGTATCATGGAGCGTCTTGAGCAGGTCGGACGGTTTGCGCCCCCAACCCCTGCCGAAATCGAAGCGGCTGTCGCTTTTCTGTTTGCGCAACCGGCTCCCGTGCGCCTGCTGGACACCTGGGACCTCATGCGGTTTTATGCCTGCCCGGAATGCGCCCGGCTGCAGCAGGAACGGTACGTCCGCATGAATACCACGCAGATCTGGGAATCCCCTGCAGTCTGCCCTCAATGCACTCCCCATGCATGA